From a region of the Corallococcus coralloides DSM 2259 genome:
- a CDS encoding bifunctional 3-(3-hydroxy-phenyl)propionate/3-hydroxycinnamic acid hydroxylase, protein MAPESVDVIVVGSGPVGAMAANLLGQYGLRTVVIEKETTAHTQSRAINADDEAQRIFQSAGLTGELGPGFHPCLKMTYVDDEMRMLAEVDFTKVERPNGHPIGSLFNQPRMEAALHRGLERFAHVSMWRGHEVESFMQDDEGVSVRVKDNVNGRTMTVRARYLLACDGAKSGIRRRLGLKLEGTTALEHALAISVETQSSAPDFTYYPCGPERVGIVTRTAHDEIRFDTVVKPGQDLEYVKTPEYVRSIIAPFIDPDTVKVKSVNLYAYHSRMAEKWRVGRVFLLGDAAHLMPPFLGQGLCSGLRDAANLTWKLAHVLGGAADASLLDTYEVERRPHAAEMMRLSDSLGSMLASGGPFMARARNAFIKLLYHMPVTGPFIREYKMKPNLFHAEGFLFGGKRGKSKQAAEGAYFPQPRVEHGEEGERPLDDVIGHRFAVLTRPGAPADVQQAARALAEDIGGVWLSVAPAARSGAGRSGEVVDLEGKLGEWFAQHGSDLVVLRPDRYVYAATNSAGVAQVHASLKQAVRPLTRWGNRNSRRAAQLGA, encoded by the coding sequence ATGGCTCCGGAATCTGTTGATGTGATCGTCGTCGGAAGCGGCCCGGTGGGTGCCATGGCTGCGAACCTGCTCGGCCAGTACGGCCTGCGCACCGTGGTCATCGAGAAGGAGACCACCGCGCACACGCAGTCCCGCGCCATCAACGCGGACGACGAAGCGCAGCGCATCTTCCAGTCCGCGGGTCTCACGGGCGAGCTGGGGCCGGGCTTCCACCCGTGCCTGAAGATGACCTACGTGGACGATGAGATGCGGATGCTCGCCGAGGTGGACTTCACCAAGGTGGAGCGCCCCAACGGCCACCCCATCGGCTCGCTCTTCAACCAGCCCCGCATGGAGGCGGCGCTGCACCGCGGCCTGGAGCGCTTCGCGCACGTCAGCATGTGGCGCGGCCACGAAGTCGAATCCTTCATGCAGGACGACGAAGGCGTGTCCGTGCGCGTGAAGGACAACGTCAACGGCCGCACGATGACGGTGCGCGCGCGCTACCTGCTCGCGTGCGACGGCGCCAAGAGCGGCATCCGCCGCCGGCTGGGCCTGAAGCTGGAGGGCACCACGGCGCTGGAGCACGCGCTGGCCATCTCCGTGGAGACGCAGTCGTCCGCGCCGGACTTCACCTACTACCCCTGCGGCCCGGAGCGCGTGGGCATCGTGACGCGCACCGCGCACGACGAGATTCGCTTCGACACGGTGGTGAAGCCGGGGCAGGACCTGGAGTACGTGAAGACCCCCGAGTACGTGCGCAGCATCATCGCGCCCTTCATCGATCCGGACACCGTGAAGGTGAAGAGCGTCAACCTCTACGCCTACCACAGCCGCATGGCGGAGAAGTGGCGCGTGGGCCGGGTGTTCCTGCTCGGAGACGCGGCGCACCTGATGCCGCCGTTCCTGGGGCAGGGCCTGTGCTCCGGCCTGCGCGACGCGGCGAACCTCACCTGGAAGCTGGCGCACGTGCTGGGCGGCGCGGCGGACGCGTCGCTGCTGGACACCTACGAGGTGGAGCGCCGGCCGCACGCCGCGGAGATGATGCGCCTGTCGGATTCGCTGGGGTCGATGCTGGCGTCGGGCGGCCCGTTCATGGCCCGCGCGCGCAACGCCTTCATCAAGCTGCTGTACCACATGCCCGTCACCGGCCCCTTCATCCGCGAGTACAAGATGAAGCCGAACCTCTTCCACGCGGAGGGGTTCCTCTTCGGCGGCAAGCGCGGCAAGTCCAAGCAGGCCGCGGAGGGCGCCTACTTCCCGCAGCCGCGCGTGGAGCACGGCGAGGAAGGGGAGCGCCCGCTGGATGACGTCATCGGCCACCGCTTCGCGGTGCTGACGCGGCCGGGTGCGCCCGCGGACGTCCAGCAGGCCGCCAGGGCGCTGGCGGAGGACATCGGCGGCGTGTGGCTGTCCGTGGCGCCGGCGGCGCGCTCCGGCGCGGGCCGCTCCGGCGAGGTGGTGGACCTGGAGGGCAAGCTGGGCGAGTGGTTCGCCCAGCACGGCTCGGACCTGGTCGTCCTGCGCCCGGACCGCTACGTCTACGCGGCCACGAACAGCGCGGGCGTCGCACAGGTCCATGCTTCGTTGAAGCAGGCCGTCCGCCCGCTCACCCGCTGGGGCAACCGCAACTCCCGGCGGGCGGCGCAGCTCGGGGCCTGA
- a CDS encoding cytochrome P450, whose amino-acid sequence MSTAVEAVKVDGQSEAIHIDAHASKAAGAMKCPHLGAQYNPFAGPHVEDPHPFYAQLRQDAPVSYNPMLGMWLVSRYEDICHVLKDPTRYSSADLGNMGSVLAPATLAVLAEGYPLADSLINSDPPAHTRLRKLLGRGFSAQRIAAQEAPIRAVSEELIQAFARKGHADLVTEFAYPLPVRVILGMAGVPQEDMADIKRWCDDFFRMIFTRVPAEEQPPLARSWVTFQHYVARLIRDRTDEPRDDLISYLVTTDADGEALTLPELIIAIAGSMLAAGHETTTALLAQCWKQALLQPGLWQKLREDRSLVPHLIEETLRFDSVAHGMIRTTMEDVELAGVALPKGSRLLLLYASGSRDAALLADGDHFDISRHHPTHLGFGRGIHFCIGAPLARLEALIATNLLLDQLPDLKLEENPDFGHTQSLTIRTIQHLRVNWTPTGT is encoded by the coding sequence GTGAGTACCGCAGTGGAAGCAGTGAAGGTGGATGGGCAGTCCGAGGCGATCCACATCGATGCGCACGCCAGCAAAGCCGCTGGCGCGATGAAGTGCCCCCATCTGGGTGCCCAGTACAACCCGTTCGCGGGACCGCACGTCGAGGATCCACATCCGTTCTACGCGCAGCTGAGACAGGACGCGCCCGTCAGCTACAACCCCATGCTGGGGATGTGGCTGGTGAGCCGTTACGAGGACATCTGCCACGTGCTCAAGGATCCGACGCGCTACTCGTCGGCGGACCTGGGCAACATGGGGTCGGTGCTGGCTCCAGCGACGCTCGCCGTGCTCGCCGAGGGCTACCCCCTGGCGGACAGCCTGATCAACTCGGATCCGCCCGCGCACACCCGGCTGCGCAAGCTGCTGGGGCGCGGCTTCTCCGCCCAGCGCATCGCCGCGCAGGAAGCCCCCATCCGCGCCGTCTCCGAGGAGCTCATCCAGGCCTTCGCGCGCAAGGGGCACGCGGACCTGGTGACGGAGTTCGCGTACCCGCTGCCCGTGCGGGTCATCCTGGGCATGGCGGGTGTTCCCCAGGAGGACATGGCGGACATCAAGCGCTGGTGTGACGACTTCTTCCGGATGATCTTCACCCGCGTCCCCGCGGAGGAGCAGCCGCCGCTCGCCCGCAGCTGGGTCACCTTCCAGCACTACGTCGCCCGCCTCATCCGCGACCGCACGGACGAACCCCGCGACGACCTGATCAGCTACCTGGTCACCACCGACGCGGACGGCGAAGCGCTCACGCTGCCGGAGCTGATCATCGCCATCGCCGGAAGCATGCTGGCGGCGGGCCACGAAACGACGACGGCGCTGCTCGCCCAGTGCTGGAAGCAGGCCCTGCTCCAGCCCGGCCTCTGGCAGAAGCTGCGCGAGGACCGCTCGCTGGTGCCGCACCTCATCGAGGAGACGCTGCGCTTTGACTCCGTGGCGCACGGGATGATCCGCACCACCATGGAGGACGTGGAGCTCGCGGGCGTCGCGTTGCCCAAGGGCTCGCGGCTGCTCCTGCTCTACGCGTCCGGAAGCCGTGACGCCGCGCTGCTCGCGGACGGCGACCACTTCGACATCTCCCGGCACCACCCGACGCACCTGGGCTTCGGCCGGGGCATCCACTTCTGCATCGGGGCGCCGCTCGCGCGGCTGGAGGCGCTCATCGCCACCAACCTGCTGCTGGATCAGCTCCCGGACCTGAAGCTGGAGGAGAACCCGGACTTCGGCCACACGCAGTCGCTGACCATCCGCACCATCCAGCACCTGCGCGTGAACTGGACCCCCACCGGGACCTGA
- the menE gene encoding o-succinylbenzoate--CoA ligase, protein MTYDCPIREGARLRPHAEALRFAGQTWTFRALDEEVTRWTEALAARGVDQGQRVALLSTSHPAVTFLFWALGRLGAIFAPLNARLTPAELMPLLEDVEPRLTLALGTLRDRLPEAVVLESVPDGVTASSVPERTWDADTARVILFTSGTTGRSKGVVLTEGAFRASCRASAANLGAHPAPRWLGTLPLFHVGGLAMLTRTAYEGGCLLLHERFDADAVNRAIDTEGASHASFVATTLERVLDARQDRRLPATFQCALIGGGPVPTALLTRARAAGLLALQTYGLTEACSQVTTERPGEADGRTAGPPLPGLEVRIVGTDGETLGEGQEGDVEVRGPTLMARYWRQREATRDAFHDGWLRTRDVGVLDAKGRLTLLSRRTDLIVRGGENLYPAEIEAVLANHPAVLESAVVGVPDSHWGELPVAFVVLRPGHALPDDLDAWCRQSLARFKVPTRFVAIETLPRNAMSKVERPVLRKHARSHPPYQPGS, encoded by the coding sequence ATGACCTACGACTGCCCCATCCGCGAAGGCGCGCGGCTGCGTCCCCATGCGGAGGCGCTGCGCTTCGCGGGACAGACCTGGACCTTCCGCGCGCTGGATGAAGAGGTGACGCGCTGGACGGAGGCCCTGGCCGCGCGAGGCGTGGACCAGGGGCAACGCGTGGCCCTGCTGTCCACGAGTCACCCGGCGGTGACCTTCCTCTTCTGGGCGCTGGGCCGCCTGGGCGCGATATTCGCGCCGCTCAACGCCCGGCTCACTCCGGCGGAGCTGATGCCCCTGCTGGAAGATGTCGAGCCCCGGCTCACGCTGGCGCTTGGCACCCTCAGGGACCGGCTCCCGGAAGCAGTGGTCCTGGAGTCCGTCCCCGACGGCGTGACGGCCAGCTCCGTGCCCGAGCGCACCTGGGACGCGGACACGGCCCGGGTCATCCTCTTCACCAGCGGGACGACGGGGCGGTCCAAGGGCGTCGTGCTCACGGAAGGTGCCTTCCGTGCCTCATGCCGCGCCTCCGCGGCGAACCTGGGCGCGCACCCCGCGCCGCGCTGGCTGGGCACGCTGCCCCTGTTCCACGTTGGCGGCCTGGCCATGCTCACGCGCACCGCCTACGAGGGTGGCTGCCTCCTCCTGCACGAGCGCTTCGACGCGGATGCCGTCAACCGCGCCATCGACACGGAGGGCGCATCCCACGCCAGCTTCGTCGCCACCACGCTGGAGCGTGTGCTGGACGCGCGACAGGACCGCAGGCTGCCCGCGACCTTCCAATGCGCGCTCATCGGCGGAGGTCCCGTCCCCACGGCCCTACTCACGAGGGCACGGGCCGCGGGACTCCTGGCCCTCCAGACCTACGGCCTCACCGAGGCCTGCTCCCAGGTCACCACCGAACGCCCCGGCGAAGCGGATGGCCGCACCGCGGGTCCGCCCCTCCCGGGACTGGAGGTCCGCATCGTGGGGACGGACGGTGAGACGCTCGGTGAAGGCCAGGAAGGGGACGTGGAGGTCCGCGGCCCCACGCTCATGGCCCGCTATTGGCGCCAGCGCGAGGCCACGCGCGACGCCTTCCATGACGGCTGGCTGCGCACCCGCGACGTGGGCGTCCTGGACGCGAAGGGGCGCCTCACCCTCCTGTCGCGCCGCACGGACCTCATCGTGCGGGGAGGGGAGAACCTCTACCCGGCCGAAATCGAAGCCGTCCTCGCCAACCACCCGGCCGTCCTGGAGTCCGCCGTCGTCGGCGTGCCGGACTCCCACTGGGGCGAGCTCCCCGTGGCCTTCGTCGTCCTGCGCCCCGGCCACGCCCTCCCGGACGACCTGGACGCCTGGTGCCGCCAGTCCCTGGCGCGCTTCAAGGTGCCCACTCGCTTTGTCGCAATTGAAACACTGCCGCGGAACGCCATGAGCAAGGTGGAGCGCCCCGTCCTAAGGAAACACGCCCGGTCTCATCCCCCGTATCAGCCTGGGTCCTAG
- the menC gene encoding o-succinylbenzoate synthase, translating into MRIIEATLTPLHLTLANPLRTARGTYATRDGFLVRLRDEEGRIGQGEAMPLPEFGTESLAITHTVLRGWLSSLKGQTLEDSIEGVEATLVPSASEEVRQRGARIRGIDPEEPVPAAQHGLELALLDLVAQRKGIPLCWLLAEEARQEVLVNALLSAEEPEALAQEARAAVEEGYQTLKVKVAGRSLDVDEARVRAVREAVGPRVRLRLDANGGWTEPEANRALDRLGWYDLELVEQPTPPEDLQALWRVQRRAPCIIAADETLATPAAVRTLLTMDLGGGPAVGAVVIKPMVLGGLLPSMVVALRAARLGMHAYVTSSIDGVVARAGAAHLASALPSGDLASGLAVGRLFADEPKDHPYQPRQGLVRLRDMPGLGLSPDFSREH; encoded by the coding sequence ATGCGCATCATCGAAGCGACGCTCACCCCGCTGCACCTCACGCTGGCCAACCCCCTGCGGACGGCGAGGGGCACCTACGCCACGCGCGACGGGTTCCTCGTGCGGCTGCGCGACGAGGAGGGCCGCATCGGGCAGGGTGAAGCCATGCCGCTGCCCGAGTTCGGCACGGAGTCCCTGGCCATCACCCACACGGTGCTGCGCGGGTGGCTGAGCTCCCTCAAGGGGCAGACGCTGGAGGACAGCATCGAGGGCGTCGAAGCCACGCTCGTCCCGTCCGCCAGCGAAGAGGTTCGCCAGCGCGGCGCGCGGATCCGCGGCATCGACCCGGAGGAGCCCGTCCCCGCCGCGCAGCACGGCCTGGAGCTGGCGCTGCTGGATCTGGTGGCCCAGCGCAAGGGCATCCCCCTGTGCTGGCTGCTCGCGGAGGAGGCGCGGCAGGAGGTCCTGGTGAACGCGCTGCTGAGCGCGGAGGAACCGGAGGCCCTGGCCCAGGAAGCGCGAGCGGCGGTGGAGGAGGGCTATCAGACGCTGAAGGTGAAGGTCGCGGGCCGCTCGCTGGACGTGGACGAAGCCCGGGTCCGGGCCGTGCGCGAAGCGGTGGGGCCCCGCGTGCGCCTGCGGCTGGACGCGAACGGCGGCTGGACGGAGCCCGAAGCCAACCGCGCCCTGGATCGGCTGGGCTGGTACGACCTGGAGCTGGTGGAGCAGCCCACGCCGCCGGAGGATCTGCAGGCGCTGTGGCGGGTGCAGCGCCGCGCCCCGTGCATCATCGCCGCGGACGAGACGCTCGCCACGCCCGCCGCGGTGCGCACGCTCCTCACGATGGACCTGGGCGGCGGGCCGGCGGTGGGCGCGGTGGTGATCAAGCCGATGGTGCTCGGCGGACTGCTGCCCTCCATGGTGGTGGCGCTGCGCGCGGCCCGCCTGGGCATGCACGCGTACGTCACCAGCTCCATCGATGGCGTGGTGGCCCGAGCGGGCGCCGCGCATCTGGCCTCCGCGCTGCCGTCAGGAGACCTGGCCTCCGGCCTCGCCGTGGGGCGGCTCTTCGCGGACGAGCCGAAGGATCATCCGTATCAACCCAGGCAGGGACTCGTGCGGCTTCGCGACATGCCCGGGCTGGGACTGAGCCCGGACTTCAGCCGGGAACACTGA